Proteins encoded within one genomic window of Camelina sativa cultivar DH55 chromosome 19, Cs, whole genome shotgun sequence:
- the LOC104766651 gene encoding proline iminopeptidase isoform X2, which produces MRFGLIIPHRHSYVLPSTFSPSCFCVNFFPQNHNNNLNLPFPGKGKISCCSKSEVLKSDLMEPKAEALVVNKSRTLYSPIDPYSTGNLKVSDVHTLYFEQSGKPDGHPVVFLHGGPGGGTSPNNRRFFDPEFYRIILFDQRGAGKSTPHACLEENTTWDLVNDIEKLREHLKIPEWQVFGGSWGSTLALAYSQSHPDKVTGLVLRGIFLLRKKEIDWFYEGGAAAIYPDAWEEFRDLIPENERGSLVDAYHKRLDSDDMETRYAAARAWTKWEMATAYLLPNNDNIQKAEDDKFSLAFARIENHYFVNKGFFPSDSYLLDNVDKIRHIKTTIVQGRYDVCCPMMSAWDLHKAWPEAELKIVDDAGHSANEPGIAAELVAANEKMKALMG; this is translated from the exons ATGAGATTTGGGCTTATCATCCCTCACAGGCACAGTTACGTACTTCCATCGACCTTTTCGCCCTCTTGCTTctgtgttaatttttttccacaaaaccATAACAACAATCTCAATCTCCCATTCCCAG GAAAGGGCAAGATTAGTTGTTGCAGTAAGAGTGAGGTGTTGAAGAGTGATTTAATGGAACCTAAAGCAGAGGCTTTGGTGGTGAACAAGTCGAGAACCCTTTATTCTCCCATTGACCCATACAGCACTGGAAATTTAAAGGTTTCAGATGTTCACACACTCTACTTCGAGCAATCAGGAAAACCCGATGGCCAC CCAGTCGTTTTTCTTCACGGAGGGCCTGGAGGAGGGACTTCTCCTAATAATAGGAGATTCTTCGATCCTGAGTTCTACCGGATTATTCTGTTTGACCAG AGAGGTGCAGGAAAGAGTACCCCACATGCTTGCTTGGAGGAAAACACCACATGGGACCTTGTGAATGACATTGAAAAACTGAGAGAACATTTGAAAATTCCAGAATGGCAG GTTTTTGGTGGATCTTGGGGAAGCACTCTAGCACTTGCATACAGCCAGTCTCACCCTGACAAG GTTACTGGTTTGGTCCTTAGAGGGATTTTTCTGTTGCGGAAAAAGGAGATTGATTGGTTTTACGAAGGTGGTGCTGCTGCTATATACCCTGATG cTTGGGAGGAGTTCAGAGATCTGATTCCAGAAAATGAGAGAGGTAGCCTTGTGGACGCATATCACAAGAGACTGGACTCTGATGATATGGAAACTCGA TATGCAGCTGCAAGAGCTTGGACCAAATGGGAAATGGCGACTGCTTATCTTCTTCCGAATAATGACAACATTCAAAAGGCAGAAGATGATAAGTTTTCATTG GCGTTTGCAAGGATTGAAAATCACTACTTTGTTAACAAGGGTTTCTTTCCATCTGACTCATACTTGCTAGACAATGTTGATAAAATTCGACATATTAAGACCACCATCGTTCAG GGAAGGTATGACGTATGCTGTCCTATGATGTCTGCTTGGGATCTGCACAAAGCATGGCCAGAGGCAGAGCTCAAG ATTGTTGATGATGCTGGGCACTCGGCAAATGAGCCAGGAATAGCAGCGGAACTTGTGGCTGCCAATGAAAAGATGAAAGCACTTATGGGTTGA
- the LOC109130860 gene encoding uncharacterized protein LOC109130860, which translates to MTDLGQLHHFLGITFTRSSTGLNLHQRNYATDIISYASMSNCKPCLTLVYTHGKLAEDDEPPVADPTLYRSLAGALQYFTFTRPDISFAVQQICLFMHDLWESHFHALKRILRYLQGNLDHGLHFYTNSATTLTAYSNAAYVSPNSADSLTAHSDAD; encoded by the coding sequence ATGACTGACCTTGGCCAACTACATCACTTTCTTGGCATTACCTTCACCCGTAGTAGCACTGGCCTCAACCTTCATCAACGCAACTATGCCACAGATATCATTTCTTACGCCAGCATGAGCAATTGCAAACCTTGTCTTACTCTGGTCTATACGCACGGTAAGTTAGCTGAAGACGATGAGCCTCCTGTTGCTGATCCAACGTTATATCGTAGTCTCGCTGGAGCATTACAATACTTCACATTCACAAGACCTGATATCTCGTTTGCTGTTCAACAAATTTGTCTCTTCATGCATGATCTCTGGGAGTCGCATTTCCATGCGTTGAAGCGCATTCTTCGGTATCTTCAGGGAAATCTTGATCACGGGCTCCATTTCTATACGAATTCCGCAACTACTCTTACTGCTTATTCGAATGCTGCTTATGTTTCACCGAACTCTGCCGACTCACTCACTGCTCATTCCGATGCCGACTAG
- the LOC104767956 gene encoding uncharacterized protein LOC104767956 → MTAPTASSNDKPFGISQFWACVPIVLDMEKLNYDKWREHFETHYLCYGVLDHLNGSSRPSSTTETTWKERNGLVKMWIYGTISKLILDTVLKAKCSARDLWLTIEALFCDNKEARALQFKNELRTITIGDRSVHEYCKKLKNLSDLFPNIDSPVTDRGLVLHLLNGLTDKFDSIINVIKHREHFPTFLVARSMLIREEERLSKQHRVTPTTSHHSSSPDVLFTSSDHHPRHQQ, encoded by the coding sequence ATGACTGCTCCAACTGCTTCTTCTAATGATAAGCCTTTTGGCATCTCCCAATTCTGGGCATGCGTCCCTATTGTGCTTGACATGGAGAAACTGAATTATGACAAGTGGCGTGAGCACTTCGAGACTCACTACTTGTGTTATGGTGTCCTCGACCATCTCAATGGTTCCTCTCGACCATCATCTACCACCGAGACTACATGGAAAGAACGTAATGGGCTGGTGAAGATGTGGATCTACGGTACCATCTCGAAATTGATTCTTGACACGGTTCTCAAAGCAAAATGCTCTGCTCGTGATTTGTGGCTTACCATCGAGGCTCTCTTTTGTGACAACAAAGAAGCTCGAGCTCTCCAGTTCAAAAATGAGCTGCGCACGATCACGATTGGAGACCGAAGTGTTCATGAATATTGCAAGAAATTGAAGAACCTCTCTGATCTCTTTCCGAATATCGACTCCCCGGTGACCGATCGTGGACTTGTGCTCCATCTTCTCAACGGCTTGACGGATAAGTTCGACAGCATCATCAACGTGATAAAACATCGTGAGCATTTTCCCACATTCTTGGTTGCTCGTTCGATGCTCATTAGGGAAGAGGAACGTCTTTCCAAGCAACACCGTGTCACCCCTACCACATCTCATCATTCGTCCTCCCCTGACGTACTCTTCACGTCATCGGATCATCACCCTCGTCATCAACAATAA
- the LOC104766651 gene encoding proline iminopeptidase isoform X1: MRFGLIIPHRHSYVLPSTFSPSCFCVNFFPQNHNNNLNLPFPVGKGKISCCSKSEVLKSDLMEPKAEALVVNKSRTLYSPIDPYSTGNLKVSDVHTLYFEQSGKPDGHPVVFLHGGPGGGTSPNNRRFFDPEFYRIILFDQRGAGKSTPHACLEENTTWDLVNDIEKLREHLKIPEWQVFGGSWGSTLALAYSQSHPDKVTGLVLRGIFLLRKKEIDWFYEGGAAAIYPDAWEEFRDLIPENERGSLVDAYHKRLDSDDMETRYAAARAWTKWEMATAYLLPNNDNIQKAEDDKFSLAFARIENHYFVNKGFFPSDSYLLDNVDKIRHIKTTIVQGRYDVCCPMMSAWDLHKAWPEAELKIVDDAGHSANEPGIAAELVAANEKMKALMG; this comes from the exons ATGAGATTTGGGCTTATCATCCCTCACAGGCACAGTTACGTACTTCCATCGACCTTTTCGCCCTCTTGCTTctgtgttaatttttttccacaaaaccATAACAACAATCTCAATCTCCCATTCCCAG TAGGAAAGGGCAAGATTAGTTGTTGCAGTAAGAGTGAGGTGTTGAAGAGTGATTTAATGGAACCTAAAGCAGAGGCTTTGGTGGTGAACAAGTCGAGAACCCTTTATTCTCCCATTGACCCATACAGCACTGGAAATTTAAAGGTTTCAGATGTTCACACACTCTACTTCGAGCAATCAGGAAAACCCGATGGCCAC CCAGTCGTTTTTCTTCACGGAGGGCCTGGAGGAGGGACTTCTCCTAATAATAGGAGATTCTTCGATCCTGAGTTCTACCGGATTATTCTGTTTGACCAG AGAGGTGCAGGAAAGAGTACCCCACATGCTTGCTTGGAGGAAAACACCACATGGGACCTTGTGAATGACATTGAAAAACTGAGAGAACATTTGAAAATTCCAGAATGGCAG GTTTTTGGTGGATCTTGGGGAAGCACTCTAGCACTTGCATACAGCCAGTCTCACCCTGACAAG GTTACTGGTTTGGTCCTTAGAGGGATTTTTCTGTTGCGGAAAAAGGAGATTGATTGGTTTTACGAAGGTGGTGCTGCTGCTATATACCCTGATG cTTGGGAGGAGTTCAGAGATCTGATTCCAGAAAATGAGAGAGGTAGCCTTGTGGACGCATATCACAAGAGACTGGACTCTGATGATATGGAAACTCGA TATGCAGCTGCAAGAGCTTGGACCAAATGGGAAATGGCGACTGCTTATCTTCTTCCGAATAATGACAACATTCAAAAGGCAGAAGATGATAAGTTTTCATTG GCGTTTGCAAGGATTGAAAATCACTACTTTGTTAACAAGGGTTTCTTTCCATCTGACTCATACTTGCTAGACAATGTTGATAAAATTCGACATATTAAGACCACCATCGTTCAG GGAAGGTATGACGTATGCTGTCCTATGATGTCTGCTTGGGATCTGCACAAAGCATGGCCAGAGGCAGAGCTCAAG ATTGTTGATGATGCTGGGCACTCGGCAAATGAGCCAGGAATAGCAGCGGAACTTGTGGCTGCCAATGAAAAGATGAAAGCACTTATGGGTTGA
- the LOC104766651 gene encoding proline iminopeptidase isoform X3, whose translation MEPKAEALVVNKSRTLYSPIDPYSTGNLKVSDVHTLYFEQSGKPDGHPVVFLHGGPGGGTSPNNRRFFDPEFYRIILFDQRGAGKSTPHACLEENTTWDLVNDIEKLREHLKIPEWQVFGGSWGSTLALAYSQSHPDKVTGLVLRGIFLLRKKEIDWFYEGGAAAIYPDAWEEFRDLIPENERGSLVDAYHKRLDSDDMETRYAAARAWTKWEMATAYLLPNNDNIQKAEDDKFSLAFARIENHYFVNKGFFPSDSYLLDNVDKIRHIKTTIVQGRYDVCCPMMSAWDLHKAWPEAELKIVDDAGHSANEPGIAAELVAANEKMKALMG comes from the exons ATGGAACCTAAAGCAGAGGCTTTGGTGGTGAACAAGTCGAGAACCCTTTATTCTCCCATTGACCCATACAGCACTGGAAATTTAAAGGTTTCAGATGTTCACACACTCTACTTCGAGCAATCAGGAAAACCCGATGGCCAC CCAGTCGTTTTTCTTCACGGAGGGCCTGGAGGAGGGACTTCTCCTAATAATAGGAGATTCTTCGATCCTGAGTTCTACCGGATTATTCTGTTTGACCAG AGAGGTGCAGGAAAGAGTACCCCACATGCTTGCTTGGAGGAAAACACCACATGGGACCTTGTGAATGACATTGAAAAACTGAGAGAACATTTGAAAATTCCAGAATGGCAG GTTTTTGGTGGATCTTGGGGAAGCACTCTAGCACTTGCATACAGCCAGTCTCACCCTGACAAG GTTACTGGTTTGGTCCTTAGAGGGATTTTTCTGTTGCGGAAAAAGGAGATTGATTGGTTTTACGAAGGTGGTGCTGCTGCTATATACCCTGATG cTTGGGAGGAGTTCAGAGATCTGATTCCAGAAAATGAGAGAGGTAGCCTTGTGGACGCATATCACAAGAGACTGGACTCTGATGATATGGAAACTCGA TATGCAGCTGCAAGAGCTTGGACCAAATGGGAAATGGCGACTGCTTATCTTCTTCCGAATAATGACAACATTCAAAAGGCAGAAGATGATAAGTTTTCATTG GCGTTTGCAAGGATTGAAAATCACTACTTTGTTAACAAGGGTTTCTTTCCATCTGACTCATACTTGCTAGACAATGTTGATAAAATTCGACATATTAAGACCACCATCGTTCAG GGAAGGTATGACGTATGCTGTCCTATGATGTCTGCTTGGGATCTGCACAAAGCATGGCCAGAGGCAGAGCTCAAG ATTGTTGATGATGCTGGGCACTCGGCAAATGAGCCAGGAATAGCAGCGGAACTTGTGGCTGCCAATGAAAAGATGAAAGCACTTATGGGTTGA